CTGAAGCCAAATCCAAGGGCCTCGGAAGATTCTGGCTCGAAGGTAATGGATGAGTCGTTTAGGGTCAGTTTTTCAAGGGCATCACGAAGCTGAGGATAATCATCTCTCTCCACAGGGTAAAATCCGCAGAAAACAACTGGCTTTACCTTCTTGTACCCTGGCAATTGTTTGACCGCTGGTTTCTCATAATCAGTAATAGTATCTCCCACATGGGCCTCAGCTACTGTTTTGATATTGGCTATGACATACCCCACTTCCCCGGCTGAAAGGGTTTCCACAGGTTCGAAAAGAGGTCTGAAAACTCCCACTTCCTCTATTTGATAAGACGAGCCCGTCACCATGAAACGAACATTCTGACCAGCCGTAATGGTGCCATTTACAACCCTGACATAACAGATAACACCACGATAATTGTTATAAACGGAGTCGAAGATCAACGCCTGAAGGGGGGCTTCCGTATCTCCTTCTGGTGCCGGAACCTGGGCTACAATCCGTTCAAGAATATCCTGTATGCCTATTCCTTCCTTGGCGCTTGCTAAAATAGCGCCATCAGCGTCTATACCGACAACTTCCTCTATTTCTTTTTGAACCGATTCCGGGTGGGCTGATGGAAGGTCAATTTTGTTGATGACCGGTATTATTTCAAGCCCCTGGTCTACCGCCATATAGGCATTGGCCACCGTCTGGGCTTCCACGCCCTGGGATGCATCAACCACAAGCAGAGCCCCTTCACAGGACGCAATAGACCTGGACACTTCGTAGGTAAAATCCACGTGTCCTGGGGTGTCGATCAGATTCAGTATGTATTCGTTGCCGTCCTTACTCTTATAACTCATTCTCACCGGCACAAGTTTGATGGTTATTCCCCGTTCTCGCTCCAGATCAAGGGAATCAAGAAGCTGAGCCTTCATTTTTCTAATTTCCACCGTCCCTGTATATTCAATAAGACGGTCGGCCAGCGTTGACTTCCCATGGTCAATATGGGCGATAATACAAAAGTTGCGTATTCTAGAAAGACTCATATTTAAACTATTCCCTCCGCTTCTCCTCTTTCGAAGGCAGTTGTCTCTTCATTTTTAACAAAATTCCGAACCATATACACTATAATTATTACAAACCACCATTCTACAATTATAGATGAACATATATTATACAGAAACAAATGACATTATACCCGAAAAGACATTCCAAACATATTTCTTGATAATGCCTCTGACTTGCCATCAGACAGAGACAATAAAAAG
This region of Aminobacterium colombiense DSM 12261 genomic DNA includes:
- the lepA gene encoding translation elongation factor 4 → MSLSRIRNFCIIAHIDHGKSTLADRLIEYTGTVEIRKMKAQLLDSLDLERERGITIKLVPVRMSYKSKDGNEYILNLIDTPGHVDFTYEVSRSIASCEGALLVVDASQGVEAQTVANAYMAVDQGLEIIPVINKIDLPSAHPESVQKEIEEVVGIDADGAILASAKEGIGIQDILERIVAQVPAPEGDTEAPLQALIFDSVYNNYRGVICYVRVVNGTITAGQNVRFMVTGSSYQIEEVGVFRPLFEPVETLSAGEVGYVIANIKTVAEAHVGDTITDYEKPAVKQLPGYKKVKPVVFCGFYPVERDDYPQLRDALEKLTLNDSSITFEPESSEALGFGFRCGFLGLLHMDVAKERLHREFGVDLVATAPNVLYEITTKEGDIIEAHRPSDFPDISEIEEVREPIIRLTTFLPSEFVGKAMQLCQDKRGNYVSMDYLSPERVRLVYDLPLAEFILDFHDKLKSQTRGFASLDYDYRGYSAADLVRVDVLISGEAADAFSFICHKDAAFHRGQAVVRKLKELIPRQLFEVPIQASVGRRVIVRQNVKALRKDVLAKCYGGDISRKRKLLEKQKEGKKRMKQLGKVSIPQEAFLAFLKVDEEDEQ